The DNA region GCGTGACCGTGGAGGTGTCGAAGCCCTCGTCGTACTCCGCGCCGAACGTCCCGGCGACGCAGTGGACGGGCCAGGTATCGACGAAGTCGGGTTCGCCGGATGCGAAGTGGCCGCCGTTGTCGTTGTCGCCGTCGTGCCAGTCGCGCGAGGCGACCACGATGCGGTAGTCACCCGCATGCTCAGCGAGGAACCGGGTGACCCGCTCGGCGACCTGGTCGCCACCGACCACGCCCAGCGCGCCGCGCTCGGTGAAGTCGTTTTGGACATCGACGATGAACAGCGCTCGGGTCATGACCCGAGGGTACGACGGTACTCCTCGCGTGTCAGCGGGTGCCCGTCGTCGGCGAGCACTTCCGGCACCGTGTTCGCAGGC from Microbacterium sp. zg-B185 includes:
- a CDS encoding isochorismatase family protein, which gives rise to MTRALFIVDVQNDFTERGALGVVGGDQVAERVTRFLAEHAGDYRIVVASRDWHDGDNDNGGHFASGEPDFVDTWPVHCVAGTFGAEYDEGFDTSTVTHHLKKGQGRPAYSLFEGMTDDGVTAGHLLEQYGIIDIDIAGLATDYCVRASALDAIEHGRRVRVFTDLVAGVHPDSSERALAEIAHAGAVLLDSRA